The Microcoleus sp. AS-A8 genome segment GATGAAGACTGGCGCGAATTTGGGCGCGGGCGACTTCGGCAAGGGTAAAATCTCCTAAAAACTGAGCCGCCGTCGGTACCCAAGGACTACCGGGAAGTGTGTCTTCATGCAAAAAGGGCAGAAAGACATAATCCCAATCCAGTCCCTTGGCTTTGTGCATGGTAATCACCGTGAGTTGTCCAGCACGCAGATAGCGAGAGTCGGCGTCTTCGGTTTCTACCGGTTCAAAGCGTTCGGAACTCACAATTTCACTCAGGGCTTCCAGGGTAGAATGCATGGAACTATTGCCATGAGTCTGTTTGGCTATGCGTTCAGTTAATTTATCTGCCGTGGCTAAATCGGATTGGTCGTAGTTTAAGGTGAGAGCGAGGAAGGAAATTAGTTGATGATGAGGGAGTTCCAGGCGAGCACGCAGCAGATTGGCGCAGTATTTGCGGGCTTGTTTGACCGAGGGTGTCTGTTGGGGGTCGAGGGGGCCTGGGTAGAGGAATTGTTCGGGGGAGGTGGCGAGGGCGTTGAGGTCTTGGGTGGGGATGAGTTGGCGCTTGACAAGGACTTCTAAGGCGCTTTTCAGATAGTCGGGGGAATGGGGGCGATCGAGGAATTGCAGAATAGCTAAAATTTCCGAGGGGACATGGGAATGGCGATCGCTCCCGGCGACATCATAAACTTCTATCCCATGGTTCCGCTTGAGATATTCCAGCTTCTGAGCCACAAACGTTCCCTGTCGATTCTCTCGCACTAACACAGCGGCGCTATGAGTGGGGTTTTGTGTCAATAACTCAACCACTCGCTCTCCAATGAGTTCGACGGTGTGGTAAATGTCACGAGGGGTGTAAATTTCCAAGCCTCGCCCCACAGGGTTAGGATTGGCATCTGCTTGGGGGTCACCTGCATCAACGGGACGAATCATTTGGGGACGAAAGGCTTGCTCGGCACCGGTTAACTGGGAGCGATTCACCCAGTTTAAGACATAGTTGGCGGCATCGATGATGATGCGGGTACTGCGACCGGCTTGATCCATGGTTGCCAGTCGCTTAGTGATTTGGCAAGCTTCGCAAAACTGATTGAAATAAACCGGATCAGCGGGGGTAAAGGTGGAGTTAATGGCTTGATTGGGGTCGCCCACTCGAATTAAATTCAGCGGTGCATTTGGCTGATTCGGGTTAGCAGCGAGGGTTTCTAAGAGTTTGAATTGCAGGGGGGTGGAATCCTGCGCTTCGTCTTCAAAAACGGCAAAGAATTGGTTTTGCCAAAGCTTGCGAATGGCGTCGTTTTCCAACACCCGGAGTGCGGCAAGAATCATGTCGTCGTAGTCGATGAAATTCCGCGATCGCGACACGTTTTGATATTGTTCGTATAAGCCTGCGGCGATCGCTAAAATTTCATACTCATCCGGTGTCTGTTGCGATAACCGCCACAAATCCTCTGGCAATAAACCAGAGCTTTTGGCTTCATGAATTACAATTTGGGCAATACTGGGTAACACCTCAGTTTTTAACACCGACTGCCGCCGCAAGCGTTCCGTTTCTTCCCCATCAAACTGACGCCCTTCCAGCAACATCGAATAACGGCGCGAGTTGTTGGCAATCCACTGTTCCACACAAGCCCGAATTAAACGATGACTTTGATTCGGCGTCACCAAGGTTGCACTGTCCAGATTGAGTCCCGATAAGTCTGGATGACGGGTGGCAATGTTCAGCGCCAAACCATGCAAAGTATAGACAACAAAGCTATTTTGTGGTAATCGAAGGTCTTTGAGATTTTCCCTGATTTTACCTTTAATACTCGCAGCAGCGGAACGGGTGAACGTGACAACGACAAGCTGACGTTTTCCGTGGAGTTGAAAACGCGCGATCGCCAAAGCGGCGGCTACTGCCATCCCTGTAGACTTCCCGGCACCCGGTACAGCAGAAACGGCAAGTTGTCCCCCCTGCCAATCAGCCATGCTTTGTTGTCCGCGTCTTAGACTATTGCGGAGACGCTGCAAGGTTTGCTCCCGCAAGGCAGCTAGAGGCTGAGTCAGGGTTGTCTGGTTTTGGGGTTCATCTTGTGACATTGGGTGCTATTAATCGATGCGACATGTCAGCTACAGTTATTAGGCTGGGGCTGGGAGCGAAAAGCTTAAGCTAGTTTAGATGTGCAATATTAGTCATCCTAGCAATAGCTATGTTTTCTGTAGCCTTTGAGGACTATAACTCAGTCCAAGCAGTGCTTATTGCCCTGCCAGGAGACATCCAGCCAACAGATGGATGGGAAAAATTTGTACTAGAATTTGTCCTTTGTTGGGGTCTATTCTTGCTAATTTTTGCCTATAACAAGTGGAGGCTGATGCTTTCCCAGCGTCCAGTTTTGATAGAGCCAGAAGGGCGATCAAGAGTCAGTAAACAAGAGTTAAAGCGCCCAGGAAAATGTGCCAGTTGCTCAAACCTTCTGAAACAGTTTGACTCAGCAGTGGTATTTGCCCATCTGACAAAACCGGAGCAAATAGTGAACAAGCTTGGCAGCGTCCAATTCATCGGCTGGCAGTGTCCAAAGTGTAAACCTCACCTGACAGGTTCAGGCATCCACATCCGTGCATACATAGTCAATCCGTACAAATTTAGGGAATGCCTTACCTGTCAAGAATTAACGGTGGAATGCACTACTATAGAGACGCTAATAGCACCAACAATCGAAAAGGAAGGGAAACGCCGCATCAGTTTTCGCTGCCACTGCTGTTCTTACCTTGAGGAGATCGAGCAACCGCTTTCGCGCTTGTATCCTTCCAAAAGGAGACACAGTTCCAGTAGCAGCAGCGAAGTGATACTCCTAGGGAACTCGGCACTGAAACAGGCGGTGACTGATACATTAGACTACCTGCACCCCTACAAAGAACCCCTCCCCATTCCTCACTAAAGCTCCGGTCCCCGCATCGGGGAGGGAGTAAGATTTATGCTGCTGACTACTGCCAACCCAGAGCTGCTATATATAATCAAGACTACCTATCGTAATGCTGCCCCCAGCAACCATGCCAGAACATCTTACTCCTCCCACAACCAAGCCTCGCGTTTCTCATTTCTCCTCAGGCCCTTGTGCAAAACGCCCTGGTTGGTCTGTTTCTAATCTTCAAAACGCCTGTGTCGGTCGTTCCCATCGTTCTGAAGATGGTAAAGCCAAATTAGCAGAAGTTATTGAGCGCTCCAAGAAAATCCTCGGCGTTCCTGCCGATTATCGCTTGGGCATCGTTCCAGCTTCTGACACAGGTGCCGTGGAGATGGCCTTGTGGTCACTGTTGGGAGAACGCCCTGTTGATATCCTGGCTTGGGAAAGTTTTGGTCAGGAGTGGGTAAAAGATGTCGTAGATGAGCTCAAGTTGCCCGATCTTCGGCTGATCAAGGCACCCTATGGCAGCTTGCCAGATTTAGACCAAGTTGATTTTAGCCATGATGTGGTGTTCTTGTGGAATGGCACAACTTCAGGCGTCCGGGTTCCCAATGGTGATTGGATTAAAGATGACCGACAGGGATTGACCATCTGCGATGCCACATCGGCTGTGTTTGCCATGGATGTCCCGTGGAACAAGTTGGATGTGGTGACATATTCTTGGCAAAAGGTCTTGGGTGGGGAAGCCCAGCATGGGATCATCGTCCTCTCACCCCGCGCTGTGGAACGACTCGAACGCTATCAACCCGCTTGGCCAATCCCTAAAATCTTTCATCTGGCGCAAAAAGGCAAGCTGATTGAAGGCATTTTTAAAGGAGATACCATCAACACCCCCTCCATGTTATGCGTCGAAGATGCCCTCGATGGGCTGACATGGGCGGAAAGCGTCGGTGGACTGCCTGGGTTAATTCGCCGCAGCGAAGCGAACCTGAATGCGATCGCCCAATGGGTTGAGCAAAGTTCTTGGGCGGATTTTCTCGCCGAAAAATCGGAGACACGTTCTTGTACCTCCATTTGCTTGAAGATTGTTGATTCTTGGTTTACGAACCTCAGCCCGGAAGAGCAAGCCAAATATACTAAGAAATTGGCGAAACTGCTAGAAAAGCAGGAAGTAGCTTACGATATTGCACCCTATCGCGCAGCCCCACCCGGATTGCGGATTTGGGGAGGAGCAACGGTAGAAACCGCAGATATTGAAGCCTTACTTCCCTGGTTGGATTGGGCTTATGCAACCTTGAAAGCTGAGCTTGCGCCTGTGGCTTAATTTACACCGCTCGATTAATTCATCTTTTGGATTAGATTCTCTCCCCCCTTAGGGAGAGAATTTGTTACGGAGATAGCCTGTTAACCTCCCAAGATTCAGGTTCTTGGCGAGAATACAAAAAGCGATCGTGAAGTCGGTTGGGACGCCCCTGCCAAAATTCAAAACTGCGGGGAATCACACGATAACCGCCCCAAAAAGAGGGGAGGGGGACTTCATTATTCATGAATTTTTGCTTCATTTGTTCAAACTGCATCTCCAAAATTTGGCGTGATGAAATGATAGAACTTTGTTGCGAAGACCAAGCTCCGATTTGGCTACCTCTAGGACGAGCTGTAAAATATTTGAGTGAATCAGCCGTAGAAATTTTTGCAGCCGTTCCAATGATTTGCACTTGACGTTCTAAGGGTAACCACAGAAAAAGTAGAGAGACTTGAGGATTTTCTTGAATTTGGCGAGATTTTTTACTTTCGTAATTTGTAAAAAATATCAATCCTTCCCGATCAAAGTATTTCAAAAGCACAGTCCGCACCGAAGGTTCCGCTTGTGCAGATGCTGTCGCCAAAATCATTGCGTTTGGCTCTAAGAGATTAGCCGCACACGCTTCTTTAAACCAAATTTCAAACTGCTCAAAGGGGTCTGCCTTCAGGTCTTGGCGTCTGAGACCGGCTCGTGTATATTGTTGTCGTAAATTTTCGATGTCCATATCTTAACGCTTGAGCCGTAATATTTTTTTAGAGTTATTGCATAAGTGGCTCTTGAACGAGAGATAAGTAAAACAGCCACCCAGCAAACTTAAGTTCGATATCTACTGAGTGATGGTACGCCGTGTGATTCGTGTTGAGCCACTGCACCGTCTCAGTAGAGTATAGAGTGATGAAAAACACCATGTACAGACTACCTTACAACTTCAATCTAGAGAAGCTCATGGAACGGCTACACGAACCGAAAGAGATGATTGCCCAACGATATCGCATTGTAGAGCGATTGGGGTTAGGAAAAGATGGGACAAGTTACTATGTTGAAGACTTGTAATGTGAGCAACAATTGGCACTGAAAGCGAGGTCAGTTCGCGAGTCAAATTGACTGAAAAACCAAAGAAGGTTTAATAGTTTAGGGTAATGCGTCATTCAATAGGAAGAGAGATGGACGATTTAGAAAACTTTGTTAAACAAGCGTTTGAATCTTTCGTAGAGGAAGTGAACCATGCCTTTGAAGACACGGAAACAATGCTCCAAGAGGTTGGAGAGCAAGTCCAAATTATAGCTGATGAATTAATCAGAGAAGGAGAAACCAAATTCCATGAATTCAATGAATGGTTGAATGAACAACAAAATTATTCCAACCAACCTCGTTGGGAACTGCGACAGAGGCTGTTTACTCTAATTCAAGGAGATTGGAATCTAGCCGAGCGGTTACTTGATTCAGCAAGAATGAACTATCCCGGACAGACAGAAGATTGGTACTGGGAAAAAGTAATTTATGACTTGGAGCGAGATCGCAATTAAAAGGTTTAGCGAAGCAGGAGTATACCGGTCTGTACCAATCCAACAATCAAGCCCAAAACTCCGCCTAAATTAACAATAGCTTGTAATTCATTCTTGACAATGCCTTGAATGGTGAGTTCTAGCTCCTCAGGCGTTGTTGCCTTAACCCGGTCAACAATCACCTGATCGATTGACAAAATTGGGATAATTTGGGCGACAATTTTTTCTAAATCTTCTTCTAAATAACGCTCTAAAATTAACGCCAATTCCCGGCTAATCACGTTCAACGATGTTGTCACGGCTGCCGAATTCCGCAGCCGATTGAGAATGAGTACTGCCAGATTATTCCAATCAATAGATTCACCTAATCCCTTCAGTACATCAGCACCCCGTTCTTGAACATAGCTACGGACAGATTCACGGGTCGTTTTACGCAGTTGTCGCACCGTTGAGAGTGGCAGATTTTGCAAGGAGATATTTTGCAGCCATGCTCGCACGCGTTCTCGGATGGAAAGAGAAAGTAATAGTTCTGCAAGTCGCGCATTCGCAGCATCTTTGTCATCCAAGCAATAGGTTCGTAGGCGTGTCAAAGAGTTACGTAGACCCAACAAATTCGCTACAACCCAATAGGTTCCACTTGACTTTTCTCGAAAACCTTCATCAATAATCTGAATATTTCGGTCAGTCAAAAAGTCAACTAGCGCCTGACGCATGACATCAGGAGGGAGAACGACCTGCAACAGCCAATCAGAAAGCTTTCGTGCCTGTGCTTCACTGAGCTGAAAGTCCAATAAAATTTGATCAAAAATTTGGTTGATTTGAGCTTCCAAAAAATCTTCACGGCGAGCGAGTACCTTCAGCAATCGAGGTAACGACTCACCGAATAAATCGCGCAGAATATTGGCGAGAATTTTGGCGGTTTTCTGCTCTTTATCAACCTTGATTTGATCCAACGCTAGCTGCAAGAGCCAGAGAATAGCTCCCTGCACTCGCTCAGTTTGCAGTAGACGCTGGGCCAGGTTTTGCAATTCACCAGGGGTCAGCAGCGACCCCATAATCGTGTCAGCAATCCGCAGTGCAAGGCGTGCTTGATTGCGAGGAATCAAGCCCGGTGTAAAGGGTAGCTGACGCTTCCCAATATAAATAGCTTTGTACGGGCGGAATAGCATTTTAATGGCTATATCGTTGGTGAAATAGCCAATAATTGCACCCGCCACGGGAGGAGCAACGTAAATCCAAACAGTAGCTAGATCCAAGGTGAGAGTCCAGTCAGGCAAAGCGTCGAGAGCGAAGAGGGCGTAGGGACATCTTTTGAGAACACGGCACCTAACACCCAACTCCCATCTTAGCGAGAACGCCACAAGGTCTGATTCTCTCTCAACTGTTAATTGGCAGTTGATGATTGGGGAAATTACCTCTAGTCCCTATTGCCTTTAGTTACCACTAATACTCCCATCATGCCGCCTGCGATGGGATAGT includes the following:
- a CDS encoding DUF445 family protein — protein: MDLATVWIYVAPPVAGAIIGYFTNDIAIKMLFRPYKAIYIGKRQLPFTPGLIPRNQARLALRIADTIMGSLLTPGELQNLAQRLLQTERVQGAILWLLQLALDQIKVDKEQKTAKILANILRDLFGESLPRLLKVLARREDFLEAQINQIFDQILLDFQLSEAQARKLSDWLLQVVLPPDVMRQALVDFLTDRNIQIIDEGFREKSSGTYWVVANLLGLRNSLTRLRTYCLDDKDAANARLAELLLSLSIRERVRAWLQNISLQNLPLSTVRQLRKTTRESVRSYVQERGADVLKGLGESIDWNNLAVLILNRLRNSAAVTTSLNVISRELALILERYLEEDLEKIVAQIIPILSIDQVIVDRVKATTPEELELTIQGIVKNELQAIVNLGGVLGLIVGLVQTGILLLR
- the pdxH gene encoding pyridoxamine 5'-phosphate oxidase; this translates as MDIENLRQQYTRAGLRRQDLKADPFEQFEIWFKEACAANLLEPNAMILATASAQAEPSVRTVLLKYFDREGLIFFTNYESKKSRQIQENPQVSLLFLWLPLERQVQIIGTAAKISTADSLKYFTARPRGSQIGAWSSQQSSIISSRQILEMQFEQMKQKFMNNEVPLPSFWGGYRVIPRSFEFWQGRPNRLHDRFLYSRQEPESWEVNRLSP
- a CDS encoding phosphoserine transaminase, translated to MLPPATMPEHLTPPTTKPRVSHFSSGPCAKRPGWSVSNLQNACVGRSHRSEDGKAKLAEVIERSKKILGVPADYRLGIVPASDTGAVEMALWSLLGERPVDILAWESFGQEWVKDVVDELKLPDLRLIKAPYGSLPDLDQVDFSHDVVFLWNGTTSGVRVPNGDWIKDDRQGLTICDATSAVFAMDVPWNKLDVVTYSWQKVLGGEAQHGIIVLSPRAVERLERYQPAWPIPKIFHLAQKGKLIEGIFKGDTINTPSMLCVEDALDGLTWAESVGGLPGLIRRSEANLNAIAQWVEQSSWADFLAEKSETRSCTSICLKIVDSWFTNLSPEEQAKYTKKLAKLLEKQEVAYDIAPYRAAPPGLRIWGGATVETADIEALLPWLDWAYATLKAELAPVA
- a CDS encoding ATP-dependent helicase, producing MSQDEPQNQTTLTQPLAALREQTLQRLRNSLRRGQQSMADWQGGQLAVSAVPGAGKSTGMAVAAALAIARFQLHGKRQLVVVTFTRSAAASIKGKIRENLKDLRLPQNSFVVYTLHGLALNIATRHPDLSGLNLDSATLVTPNQSHRLIRACVEQWIANNSRRYSMLLEGRQFDGEETERLRRQSVLKTEVLPSIAQIVIHEAKSSGLLPEDLWRLSQQTPDEYEILAIAAGLYEQYQNVSRSRNFIDYDDMILAALRVLENDAIRKLWQNQFFAVFEDEAQDSTPLQFKLLETLAANPNQPNAPLNLIRVGDPNQAINSTFTPADPVYFNQFCEACQITKRLATMDQAGRSTRIIIDAANYVLNWVNRSQLTGAEQAFRPQMIRPVDAGDPQADANPNPVGRGLEIYTPRDIYHTVELIGERVVELLTQNPTHSAAVLVRENRQGTFVAQKLEYLKRNHGIEVYDVAGSDRHSHVPSEILAILQFLDRPHSPDYLKSALEVLVKRQLIPTQDLNALATSPEQFLYPGPLDPQQTPSVKQARKYCANLLRARLELPHHQLISFLALTLNYDQSDLATADKLTERIAKQTHGNSSMHSTLEALSEIVSSERFEPVETEDADSRYLRAGQLTVITMHKAKGLDWDYVFLPFLHEDTLPGSPWVPTAAQFLGDFTLAEVARAQIRASLHHKPLPMAMEAWDQAGHLKTAEEYRLLYVAMTRAKRLLWMSAADKGPFRWNTFSGHASDNLQAKKPCPVLPALKSQFPRSVVPLSALLN